Within Nocardioides rotundus, the genomic segment ACCACGTCGGCGAAGCGGGGGTCGGTCGCGACCTGCCAGCCCACCGACTGCCGCTTCGGCGGCATCCCGCCCAGGCCGTCGTCGGCGAGCGGGTCGAGCGCCAGCCGGGTCCAGATCACGAAGCCGTCGGCGGCGGGGTCGCCGCTGGCCACGCCGAGCGTGAACGGGTTGCTGCGCAGCGGGGTGGTGGCGGCCGCGTTGCGGGCCGCGGCGGGGCTCGGGGTGAGCGTGGCGGCGGGGACGGCGGCACCGAGCAGCGCGCCGGTCCGAAGCAGGTTCCTCCGAGATGTCTGCATGCGCTCCACCCCAAGCGCCGAAGGCGACATCCAGGTGACGGCCGCCTGACCGGATGCCGTCGAGGTCCGGGTCAGAAGGTGAAGACCGCCGAGAGCACGTGCCGCCGCCGCGCGGCCAGGTCGTCCATCAGGCCGGGGCCGTCGTCGAAGGGGACGACGTCGGAGATGATGTGCCGGCGTACGTCGTCGCCGCGCGAGCGCAGCAGGCTCACCGTCTCCGCGGAGAACCGGCGCCGGTCCCACGAGCCCGACAGGCCGCGCGGCACCCGGCCGATCTGGGCGGACACGAGCCGCAGGCCGTTGTGGTGGAACTCCTCGCCGAGCCGCAGGTCGTCGGCGCCGCCGGTGTAGAAGGCGAGGTCGACCAGGCTGCCCTGCGGGCGCAGGCAGCGCAGCGCCGCGTGCAGGGCGGCCGAGCGGCCGCGGCACTGGAAGACCACGTCGGCGCCGTGGTCGGCCGGGCCGTGGCGCCAGCGGGTCTTCAGCACCCGGCCGGGATCCTCCTCCAGGTCCAGGGTGGCGAAGCCGAGCCGCTCGGCGATCGCGCGGCGGCGCTCGTCGGCGTCGATCACCACGACCTCCTGCGCGCCGTGCTCCTGCGCCAGCAGCGCCACGAGCAGGCCGATGGCACCCGCCCCGGTCACGGCGACCAGCCGGCCCGCGACCCCGTCGGCCAGGCTCGCCACGCCGCCGCCGGTCGCCTCGCCGGCCGCGTGCAGCAGTCCGTTGGCGCAGATCGGGCCGAGGTGGGCGACGTAGACGCCGAGCAGCGGGTCCAGGTCCTCGGGCAGCGGGACGACGTGCTCGCGGACCGGGTCGGAGACGTGGTGGGTGGCATGGCCGTACGGCGTCGCCACGAGGGTGCCCTCGGCGAAGGCCGGGGTCCGCGACTCCACGACGCGTCCGACCTCCATGTAGCCCAGCCGGGTCACGGGGTAGACCTGCTCGCGCTCCCCCTCGGTGGCGGGCACGAAGAGGCCGAGCTCAGGGTCCATCGGCGCGTGCAGCGCCGGGTTGTCGCCCTTGAGGAAGGTCAGCTCGGTGCCCGCCGAGAGCCCCGAGGCGACCGTCTCCAGCAGCAGGCCGCCCTCGGGGACCTCCGGCAGCTCCTCCTTCACGATCTGCAGGTCGCCGGGGGCGGCGACCACCATGTTGCGGCGGATCACGACGCGACCACCTCGTCCATCCGCACCGTCCCACCGGAGCGCACCGAGCGGGCGATCGCCAGGGCGAAGCGGTGGCTGGCCAGGGCGTCGGCGTAGGGCACCCGCGCGACCGGGCGCTCGCCGCGCACGGCGGCCACGAAGTCGCGGTCGACCTCCTCGCGCGGGTCGAAGGAGGGGGTGTGCTCCTCCGCGTCGGTGCCGCGGGTGACGACGAGTCGCTCCTCGGCCAGGTCCAGGTGCAGGCCGGGGGCGACCAGCTCCAGCCCGGCGCCGCGCTTGGCGGTGAGCGCGCACGAGGCGGACAGCGTCACGACCGCGCCGGAGTCGAAGCGTGCGAGCACCGCGGTGGCGTCGTCGACGTGGTCCTCCTCGACCTCTCCGTCGTTGGCCGCGGCCGCGGTCACCTCGACCGGCTCGCCGAGCAGGTGCCGGGCCAGGTCGAGGATGTGTGCCAGCTGCTCCACCACCTGGCCGCCGGAGAGGTGGCGGCGCTGCCACCAGTCCACGGGCGGACGCTTGTCCAGCCACCGGCCGTGCGCGAGCAGGGCGGGCGTCTCCGTCAGCAGGTCGCGGGCCCGCTCGACGGTGTCCAGGCAGCGCCAGTGGTAGCCGGTGCCGGTCACGATGCCCGCGTCGTGGACCCGCCGGGCGACCTGCTCGGCCACCTCGAGGTCCAGCGCGACCGGCTTCTCGACGAACATCGGCAGGCCCCGGTCCAGCACGGCCGCCTCGGCCTCACCGTGGGCGAACGGCGGGACGCAGACGTACGCCGCGTCCACGGGCCGCTCGGCCAGCGCCCGCTCCGGCTGGTCGAACGCCTCGGCGCCCACCGCC encodes:
- a CDS encoding Gfo/Idh/MocA family protein, yielding MSLRIAMIGAGGVAQRHAKVLSGLEDVEVVSVTDLVPEAARALAGAVGAEAFDQPERALAERPVDAAYVCVPPFAHGEAEAAVLDRGLPMFVEKPVALDLEVAEQVARRVHDAGIVTGTGYHWRCLDTVERARDLLTETPALLAHGRWLDKRPPVDWWQRRHLSGGQVVEQLAHILDLARHLLGEPVEVTAAAANDGEVEEDHVDDATAVLARFDSGAVVTLSASCALTAKRGAGLELVAPGLHLDLAEERLVVTRGTDAEEHTPSFDPREEVDRDFVAAVRGERPVARVPYADALASHRFALAIARSVRSGGTVRMDEVVAS
- a CDS encoding zinc-binding dehydrogenase, producing the protein MIRRNMVVAAPGDLQIVKEELPEVPEGGLLLETVASGLSAGTELTFLKGDNPALHAPMDPELGLFVPATEGEREQVYPVTRLGYMEVGRVVESRTPAFAEGTLVATPYGHATHHVSDPVREHVVPLPEDLDPLLGVYVAHLGPICANGLLHAAGEATGGGVASLADGVAGRLVAVTGAGAIGLLVALLAQEHGAQEVVVIDADERRRAIAERLGFATLDLEEDPGRVLKTRWRHGPADHGADVVFQCRGRSAALHAALRCLRPQGSLVDLAFYTGGADDLRLGEEFHHNGLRLVSAQIGRVPRGLSGSWDRRRFSAETVSLLRSRGDDVRRHIISDVVPFDDGPGLMDDLAARRRHVLSAVFTF